The following are encoded in a window of Pan troglodytes isolate AG18354 chromosome 4, NHGRI_mPanTro3-v2.0_pri, whole genome shotgun sequence genomic DNA:
- the MXD3 gene encoding max dimerization protein 3 isoform X1 encodes MSRRGWMSEAGKKQHRAAAACSGRHPRPARRQLSPTWNPWPATSRSCCRRPSSWSAVRERPSMVMRPCARIAVQAPPTGGRSDPPRLLARRTAGGQCTMNWRSAGESQSCPDSASPQGPLPSGLPSPAIPVASKVGLALPSRPLPHRRAQLKRCLERLKQQMPLGADCARYTTLSLLRRARMHIQKLEDQEQRARQLKERLRSKQQSLQRQLEQLRGLAGAAERERLRADSLDSSGLSSERSDSDQEELEVDVESLVFGGEAELLRGFVAGQEHSYSHGGGAWL; translated from the exons ATGAGCCGGCGTGGGTGGATGAGTGAGGCGGGCAAGAAGCAGCACCG TGCTGCAGCCGCTTGCTCCGGCCGGCACCCTAGGCCGGCCCGCCGCCAGCTGTCGCCGACATGGAACCCGTGGCCAGCAACATCCAGGTCCTGCTGCAGGCGGCCGAGTTCCTGGAGCGCcgtgagagag AGGCCGAGCATGGTTATGCGTCCCTGTGCCCGCATCGCAGTCCAGGCCCCACCCACAGGAGGAAGAAGCGACCCCCCCAGGCTCCTGGCGCGCAGGACAGCGGGCG GTCAGTGCACAATGAACTGGAGAAGCGCAGGTGAGTCCCAGTCCTGCCCTGACAGTGCCAGCCCCCAGGGGCCACTGCCCTCTGGCCTTCCCTCCCCTGCCATTCCTGTGGCCAGCAAGGTGGGGCTGGCACTGCCCTCCAGACCTCTTCCCCACAGGAGGGCCCAGTTGAAGCGGTGCCTGGAGCGGCTGAAGCAGCAGATGCCCCTGGGGGCCGACTGTGCCCGATACACCACGCTGAGCCTGCTGCGCCGTGCCAGGATGCACATCCAG AAGCTGGAGGATCAGGAGCAGCGGGCCCGACAGCTCAAGGAGAGGCTGCGCAGCAAGCAGCAGAGCCTGCAGCGGCAGCTGGAGCAGCTCCGGGGGCTGGCAGGGGCGGCCGAGCGGGAGCGGCTGCGGGCGGACAGTCTGGACTCCTCAGGCCTCTCCTCTGAGCGCTCAGACTCAGACCAAG AGGAGCTGGAGGTGGATGTGGAGAGCCTGGTGTTTGGGGGTGAGGCCGAGCTGCTGCGGGGCTTCGTCGCCGGCCAGGAGCACAGCTACTCACACGGCGGCGGCGCCTGGCTATGA
- the MXD3 gene encoding max dimerization protein 3 isoform X4 — MEPVASNIQVLLQAAEFLERREREAEHGYASLCPHRSPGPTHRRKKRPPQAPGAQDSGRSVHNELEKRRRAQLKRCLERLKQQMPLGADCARYTTLSLLRRARMHIQKLEDQEQRARQLKERLRSKQQSLQRQLEQLRGLAGAAERERLRADSLDSSGLSSERSDSDQEELEVDVESLVFGGEAELLRGFVAGQEHSYSHGGGAWL, encoded by the exons ATGGAACCCGTGGCCAGCAACATCCAGGTCCTGCTGCAGGCGGCCGAGTTCCTGGAGCGCcgtgagagag AGGCCGAGCATGGTTATGCGTCCCTGTGCCCGCATCGCAGTCCAGGCCCCACCCACAGGAGGAAGAAGCGACCCCCCCAGGCTCCTGGCGCGCAGGACAGCGGGCG GTCAGTGCACAATGAACTGGAGAAGCGCAG GAGGGCCCAGTTGAAGCGGTGCCTGGAGCGGCTGAAGCAGCAGATGCCCCTGGGGGCCGACTGTGCCCGATACACCACGCTGAGCCTGCTGCGCCGTGCCAGGATGCACATCCAG AAGCTGGAGGATCAGGAGCAGCGGGCCCGACAGCTCAAGGAGAGGCTGCGCAGCAAGCAGCAGAGCCTGCAGCGGCAGCTGGAGCAGCTCCGGGGGCTGGCAGGGGCGGCCGAGCGGGAGCGGCTGCGGGCGGACAGTCTGGACTCCTCAGGCCTCTCCTCTGAGCGCTCAGACTCAGACCAAG AGGAGCTGGAGGTGGATGTGGAGAGCCTGGTGTTTGGGGGTGAGGCCGAGCTGCTGCGGGGCTTCGTCGCCGGCCAGGAGCACAGCTACTCACACGGCGGCGGCGCCTGGCTATGA
- the MXD3 gene encoding max dimerization protein 3 isoform X3 produces the protein MVMRPCARIAVQAPPTGGRSDPPRLLARRTAGGQCTMNWRSAGESQSCPDSASPQGPLPSGLPSPAIPVASKVGLALPSRPLPHRRAQLKRCLERLKQQMPLGADCARYTTLSLLRRARMHIQKLEDQEQRARQLKERLRSKQQSLQRQLEQLRGLAGAAERERLRADSLDSSGLSSERSDSDQEELEVDVESLVFGGEAELLRGFVAGQEHSYSHGGGAWL, from the exons ATGGTTATGCGTCCCTGTGCCCGCATCGCAGTCCAGGCCCCACCCACAGGAGGAAGAAGCGACCCCCCCAGGCTCCTGGCGCGCAGGACAGCGGGCG GTCAGTGCACAATGAACTGGAGAAGCGCAGGTGAGTCCCAGTCCTGCCCTGACAGTGCCAGCCCCCAGGGGCCACTGCCCTCTGGCCTTCCCTCCCCTGCCATTCCTGTGGCCAGCAAGGTGGGGCTGGCACTGCCCTCCAGACCTCTTCCCCACAGGAGGGCCCAGTTGAAGCGGTGCCTGGAGCGGCTGAAGCAGCAGATGCCCCTGGGGGCCGACTGTGCCCGATACACCACGCTGAGCCTGCTGCGCCGTGCCAGGATGCACATCCAG AAGCTGGAGGATCAGGAGCAGCGGGCCCGACAGCTCAAGGAGAGGCTGCGCAGCAAGCAGCAGAGCCTGCAGCGGCAGCTGGAGCAGCTCCGGGGGCTGGCAGGGGCGGCCGAGCGGGAGCGGCTGCGGGCGGACAGTCTGGACTCCTCAGGCCTCTCCTCTGAGCGCTCAGACTCAGACCAAG AGGAGCTGGAGGTGGATGTGGAGAGCCTGGTGTTTGGGGGTGAGGCCGAGCTGCTGCGGGGCTTCGTCGCCGGCCAGGAGCACAGCTACTCACACGGCGGCGGCGCCTGGCTATGA
- the MXD3 gene encoding max dimerization protein 3 isoform X2: protein MSRRGWMSEAGKKQHRPARRQLSPTWNPWPATSRSCCRRPSSWSAVRERPSMVMRPCARIAVQAPPTGGRSDPPRLLARRTAGGQCTMNWRSAGESQSCPDSASPQGPLPSGLPSPAIPVASKVGLALPSRPLPHRRAQLKRCLERLKQQMPLGADCARYTTLSLLRRARMHIQKLEDQEQRARQLKERLRSKQQSLQRQLEQLRGLAGAAERERLRADSLDSSGLSSERSDSDQEELEVDVESLVFGGEAELLRGFVAGQEHSYSHGGGAWL from the exons ATGAGCCGGCGTGGGTGGATGAGTGAGGCGGGCAAGAAGCAGCACCG GCCGGCCCGCCGCCAGCTGTCGCCGACATGGAACCCGTGGCCAGCAACATCCAGGTCCTGCTGCAGGCGGCCGAGTTCCTGGAGCGCcgtgagagag AGGCCGAGCATGGTTATGCGTCCCTGTGCCCGCATCGCAGTCCAGGCCCCACCCACAGGAGGAAGAAGCGACCCCCCCAGGCTCCTGGCGCGCAGGACAGCGGGCG GTCAGTGCACAATGAACTGGAGAAGCGCAGGTGAGTCCCAGTCCTGCCCTGACAGTGCCAGCCCCCAGGGGCCACTGCCCTCTGGCCTTCCCTCCCCTGCCATTCCTGTGGCCAGCAAGGTGGGGCTGGCACTGCCCTCCAGACCTCTTCCCCACAGGAGGGCCCAGTTGAAGCGGTGCCTGGAGCGGCTGAAGCAGCAGATGCCCCTGGGGGCCGACTGTGCCCGATACACCACGCTGAGCCTGCTGCGCCGTGCCAGGATGCACATCCAG AAGCTGGAGGATCAGGAGCAGCGGGCCCGACAGCTCAAGGAGAGGCTGCGCAGCAAGCAGCAGAGCCTGCAGCGGCAGCTGGAGCAGCTCCGGGGGCTGGCAGGGGCGGCCGAGCGGGAGCGGCTGCGGGCGGACAGTCTGGACTCCTCAGGCCTCTCCTCTGAGCGCTCAGACTCAGACCAAG AGGAGCTGGAGGTGGATGTGGAGAGCCTGGTGTTTGGGGGTGAGGCCGAGCTGCTGCGGGGCTTCGTCGCCGGCCAGGAGCACAGCTACTCACACGGCGGCGGCGCCTGGCTATGA
- the MXD3 gene encoding max dimerization protein 3 isoform X5 — protein sequence MEPVASNIQVLLQAAEFLERREREAEHGYASLCPHRSPGPTHRRKKRPPQAPGAQDSGRRAQLKRCLERLKQQMPLGADCARYTTLSLLRRARMHIQKLEDQEQRARQLKERLRSKQQSLQRQLEQLRGLAGAAERERLRADSLDSSGLSSERSDSDQEELEVDVESLVFGGEAELLRGFVAGQEHSYSHGGGAWL from the exons ATGGAACCCGTGGCCAGCAACATCCAGGTCCTGCTGCAGGCGGCCGAGTTCCTGGAGCGCcgtgagagag AGGCCGAGCATGGTTATGCGTCCCTGTGCCCGCATCGCAGTCCAGGCCCCACCCACAGGAGGAAGAAGCGACCCCCCCAGGCTCCTGGCGCGCAGGACAGCGGGCG GAGGGCCCAGTTGAAGCGGTGCCTGGAGCGGCTGAAGCAGCAGATGCCCCTGGGGGCCGACTGTGCCCGATACACCACGCTGAGCCTGCTGCGCCGTGCCAGGATGCACATCCAG AAGCTGGAGGATCAGGAGCAGCGGGCCCGACAGCTCAAGGAGAGGCTGCGCAGCAAGCAGCAGAGCCTGCAGCGGCAGCTGGAGCAGCTCCGGGGGCTGGCAGGGGCGGCCGAGCGGGAGCGGCTGCGGGCGGACAGTCTGGACTCCTCAGGCCTCTCCTCTGAGCGCTCAGACTCAGACCAAG AGGAGCTGGAGGTGGATGTGGAGAGCCTGGTGTTTGGGGGTGAGGCCGAGCTGCTGCGGGGCTTCGTCGCCGGCCAGGAGCACAGCTACTCACACGGCGGCGGCGCCTGGCTATGA